The following coding sequences lie in one Peribacillus frigoritolerans genomic window:
- a CDS encoding zinc-dependent alcohol dehydrogenase family protein, with product MKAQIIQSFGDPSVFQLEEISKPELIPGYVLIQVKASSVNPIDTKVRAGAVPAVAPEFPAVLHGDVAGLVSAVGEGVTEYKVGDEVFGCAGGFKGTGGALAEFMLADADLLAHKPKNLTMEEAAALPLVAITAWEALFNRANLVTGQDILIHAATGGVGHIGIQLAKWKGATVYTTASSQEKLEIGTRLGADVTINYREESVHDYVQKYTAGKGFDVVFDTVGGENLDRSFEAAAVHGTVAAIAARSTHDLSPVHSKGLSLHVTFMLLKILNKDMHKQYGEILKKVAKVVEEGKLRPLVDPNMFTFDEVSKAHEYLESGKAIGKIVLKNDW from the coding sequence GTGAAAGCACAAATTATTCAATCATTTGGTGATCCATCCGTATTTCAGCTTGAAGAGATTTCAAAACCCGAATTAATACCTGGATATGTACTTATTCAAGTCAAGGCTTCAAGTGTAAATCCTATTGATACGAAAGTCCGTGCTGGTGCAGTTCCAGCCGTTGCCCCCGAGTTTCCAGCCGTTTTACATGGTGATGTTGCAGGATTGGTATCTGCAGTGGGTGAAGGAGTGACTGAGTATAAAGTTGGCGATGAAGTGTTTGGGTGTGCGGGTGGTTTTAAAGGGACTGGCGGTGCACTTGCGGAGTTTATGCTGGCAGATGCTGATTTACTTGCTCACAAGCCGAAAAATTTGACGATGGAAGAAGCCGCTGCTTTACCATTGGTTGCCATTACCGCTTGGGAAGCATTATTCAATCGGGCAAATCTAGTCACTGGTCAAGATATACTGATCCATGCAGCAACCGGCGGTGTAGGCCACATTGGCATTCAGCTAGCCAAATGGAAAGGCGCGACAGTCTATACAACTGCCTCTTCGCAAGAGAAGCTGGAGATTGGCACGCGCCTTGGGGCAGATGTAACGATCAATTATCGAGAAGAAAGCGTCCACGACTATGTACAAAAATATACAGCCGGAAAAGGATTTGACGTTGTGTTTGACACGGTGGGGGGAGAAAACCTTGATCGCTCTTTTGAGGCGGCTGCGGTACATGGAACGGTGGCAGCCATTGCTGCCCGTTCGACTCATGACCTCTCCCCAGTGCATTCAAAGGGACTTTCTCTACATGTTACCTTTATGTTGTTGAAGATATTAAATAAGGACATGCATAAGCAATATGGAGAAATTTTAAAGAAGGTTGCCAAGGTGGTTGAGGAAGGTAAGCTGCGCCCGCTGGTGGATCCAAACATGTTCAC